tttttttattaaataaagcaTAAATGGGATTGAAATACGTGTACTCAGTATACGATTTTAATTTTGTAGTATCCCCTGGAGCGTGGTTCGGTTTAAACGACTGCTTGTATCCCAACGTCCACAGATGGGGCTGGGGATTCTCCAACAAACGATGCCACAAGTTTGACTGGTATGCTGGCGAGCCTGTGTACCATCAGAAAGGAGACTATAACTGTGGTATCTTCTGGAGCAGCTACAAATATCACTGGCATGTCGATAGCTGTACCCAGAGGAACTACTACGTCTGTGAAATGAAGATGGTAAGGATAACAATAATACGGATGACAGTGTTCACTGTTGTTGTCGGAATTTTCATTGAATCAACCTTGAGaacgaaattaaaattatacattattttatttttattttcagggcAAGCCTTGCAAGTGCCAATACTAAACAAAATGTTGACTTGTgcaaaaataaagtaataacaACTAGATGATACCACACTCTACTTGGCTCATTTCGTTCACATCTTATTTTGTTGAATATcaagatatttttaattcatatttggatatttcaAAGATTTTGTCATTATGGACGGGTCACGCTTTCACAGAAGAGGTGACGTTGATAATCTGTGGTTATGAGAAATTCAATTAACACCGACCTAACTGCAGAAATGTAGATCTACATGTAAGTTCTATTATATAACGCGTTATCTGATTGGTTTTAGACAACCACATGTCAGGGCATTATAACTTTATATAACATCCGACGGACCAAAACAGAAAGTCTGCACAAAAACAGCACTTAATTTGTTTGAAAgcattttgttgaaattattcAGATCAtggtttacaaaaaaaaaaaatgcgtgCATCTGTACCTATATGACTGTTTAAAACTGGATGTTTTTATGTTCGCATACAATGTACCTTAGTTCAGGCAAAATACAAAaccataaaaaaattttaatgtcaaAAACTAAAGCTGTGAGAATGGACTATTCTCttttctcaaaagagaataagcATGGACACATATATAGAATGAAGAAGGAACaaataattaattgaatttaaaataaatttataaaacactgtacatgtagatgcgctaaaaagaaatataagcATTCATTTGAAACATAAATCGTGTCTTCTGGCTAgagacaaaaaagaaaaaaatataaagagtcACTCACTGGAACCTTGACGAACTTGCTCAACAACAATTCGGAAAAATTACTTTTGATCGTTTTCGTTTTAAGTTTAGTTGCCCGCCTTGAATTACCGGTTGGATATACTCAAATTAAATTAGTAAGTAGGggtgtaaataataaaaaatgttacactAAACTGAACTGATCTCATTTTACAATCAGAAATCTTAAAATGCAGTTTCTATACGATCTGTAATCTGCgtgttattttctttacatgtgATATGAATCGTATACTCCTTGTTTACAATGTAGCCTATTTGACATCTGATCCACGAATCAGATGGTACAGCTGTCAGAAGTGTATACATTTATGTGCAGCTTTACTGGGTTCTAAACATGTTATATGGTCAAAACTACTTTCCAAAAATATCTATTAagttacaaaatcaaaatatttgattcaaatAGTACATGTGAAAACATGATTTTCCTCGTTGCATTTATGTACGTACATAACTAACGAAGATGAGTTGAGAGTGACTCATGTTTGTGTGTTTTAGATGAACATGGAATGAACTTCGAGCATTAAGCAAACTAAGGTTGCTTACAATGCCACTGGATAATAACAAACCAGTCTCTAAGACCAAGGGGTCGAGGAGAAGAAATCAGGCAAATGAGGAAGTATCGTCTCCTCCAATGCTGAGGTTTGATTCTGACGTAGATATCATGCCTCCACATTTAAGGTAAGAACTGAAACCAATTGATGTCTATCctgcatttttcatatttagtaTTTGTGTAAGTAGGGTACATTCAGTCTGACATGAATGCATGTTTAAATATCGGTAGCACATGCATAGTAAGATCCCACAATTTTTGTATCTCTTACAATGTTCTCTATGAGCACCTGTTATTTGACTTGTAATGCTCAAATCTCATtattttgaacttgattggaaatgCATTCAGATTTAGTTATAACTTTGAAATTGATGAAGGTTAAATAAAGTAGAAAGGACTTCCATATAGAGATTTCATTATAGATAAAATATTCAAGATATTGATGTGCTAGATCTAGAAGTTGAACTTTGATGACACTATCTGTCACTGATTTTTAACCATTATTTACAgtattcaccccccccccccccaaaaaaaaaaaaaaaaaaaaaaaatttaaaaaaaggccCATCTTTAAAGGAAATAATAGGTCATCTGAAATCTGTTGAATTTTTGTGTTTCAGTAAATGAggtttattttttctaacaaattaAAAGCAATCAGAATTTATTATCTCACTTAGAGACACTTTATTTTGCAGGAAAAGACTACATGATCTGTTTGGACAGATTGAAAAGGAATTTGAAAATCTCTATGCTGAAAACCTTGCATGTAGGTTTCTTATTAAAGGCtattattttgaattgaaattatttatcacTTAATGTATAAAAGACATCTTATTATCtacatttttgaattaaaagttagGAATGAGATACAGTCAATAATTGATTGTATGAAAATGTTGATATAGAATTGTATTTTTGTGAATGTTGATTGATAATTACTTCAATTATAATGGATTTTTAaggatatatattttaactttttgagGAGTTGTAGCTTTCTGAGTAAGTGTTCAAAATACGGACAAATTTCTGCAAACACATCAGCATGCcataatcattcaaaatgtgtATGCAAAGAAAAGAATTAATTTCTACTCTGATTGctgtttatgaaatgaaattgacTTTAAAGTTTGAATCCTGATTCATGTAGTACAAGAGAGACTTGATGCCCAGACTGAGAGAGTAGAAGCCACAAACAGGGAGCCCAATTCTATGGACAATACCGACACGTCTGATGTCAATCTCAAACCCAAGCGATGTAAGTCATAGTCTAACTTAATAGTACTTAGTGTGATTTCTTCAtctgttcttatttttttattttagttttcacttgcaatttttttgtaagttttaatttttggtcAAGGAATTTCTTAAACTTGCAGCGGGACATGATATCATCAGACAAGCTTCTGGTAACAAAACTTTACTGTTCATAAAGTAAGTCTTGACACATGAaggtttatataaaaagaatatgtATAAAGATgctatctattttattttttgtctttacAGCAGCTAGTCAGATTTCCCAGAAAATCAAGACTACATACAAGGCATCTACGAGCAAGTTTGTCTCTAGTTTTCGGAACTCATCACTCTTGTTTTCGGTGGTCAGGAAATTTGAGGGTCACAGAGATGGGATCTGGGAGGTGATGGTGTCACGGGCCAGCCACCCAGGACAACAGGTGCTTGGAACTGCCTCAGCCGGTAAGGGCTACATGTACAACTCATGTTACTGTAGAAGCAGACATATATTTGGGGATTAAACATTTGTTGATTTGTCAActaaaattgtttcaaaatttcaaatttaaccaTCAAAATGGTTTGGTTGTTTCAAAATTAACCTTATTCAACACATTGCCATTTTAAAATTCTGATTTAGGATTTAAACTTCAGTTACTACTTACTAATGTTATCAGTGAAATAGATAAAATTTAATCCCCAAtgaatatttctcctttttatttagattCTTAATTTTGATCAATCCCCAAGTACTTGTACTTAAGTACTTGGATGTCTATTTGATAGATATAAAACGAAGAAACTTGCAgttaaattattaaaagaatttataccAATTCTCTTTACCACACCTCTGAATTTATACCTGTACATTTGATTACAATTGATACATATCTTTGCATAAAAtcaagtacagtaaaacatgcttataacgaagtcccagggacgggcaattgtacttcgttataagcgtaattcgttatatccgtcaagtttacaacataaaataaactcacggggaatgaaaatcacttcgctgtaaacgtcaattcattataagcgtgttcgctataaccgtgttttactgtacatttatttgtataatatatatacatgtattcaaccTTGAGCATTATATTACAgcaattattaaatataaaaattttaaactagaATGCCCATTAAATCACATGGTgctgtaaaaatattacaattttttaattctttttgtaGACCACTCAGCCAGAATATGGTCTATACAGACCCAGCAATGTGCACTGCAGTATTTGGGTCATCAAGGGTCAGTGAACTCTATAAGGTTCCACCCCGAGAGAGAACTGGCCTTGACCTCATCAGGGGACCGCACAGCTCACATCTGGGGGGCACATGTCACCCTCCCTGAGTCAAGCAAGAGGTTTGGGGTAAGACAAAGCTCTGCCATTTTGTACTGAATGATTTTTCCCatattaacaaaaacaataggtttTTCAATTTAGTTTCTTTTGAAATGTATTGAATCTCAAAAACTGATGTTGTCTtaattgaaataatattgatCTAGATAGATGATGAATAACACAAAGTTAATTCAGCCTTGTGGaccattttaaataaatcagcTATTCCATGATTTTACACTGAGTATTTCaatctgaaatttttatttttatattaaatgcaagTTTAGTAAAACTGTAGAGTATATGAGAATATTTATGATGGAATTTGAAAACCTTTCCCTGAGTAAATAGACTTAAGATGACATTTTTCAACAGTAATGATGTCAAGATGTACTTAATAAATATCtcaaataaaagcaaaatatcaaaatattttaattttcagcgTGCAGTGTCTGTTGATGATGATGTTGACAACTCTGAAAAAGAGGAGCAACAAGAAGGTAGAATTTTGTATCTGATTCATAAGTTTATTAAGTTCAGTTGCCTAAGaatcatattaatttaaaatctgGGATAAATTGTATCCTACACACGTATAAACATAAAGCTGTGATTTTAATCCACTTGTACATGGACCCAAGCTCATTTTGTTAAAGCTGAAGTCTGGCCTATATTGTACCTTATCAATGACAATATAAACTCATTTTTAAGCCATTTTAAAGCCATCATTCTAAATCCATCATAATGGTGAAGTCCTCTTAAGTTTGCCAGAACTTATGTTTGAACATCTTGTATTCtttgaaatacaataaaataatgttcaaaTCAACCTAATGATACCTGTTTTTCTAGCTGAGAGTGTGGAGCAGGCTTGGGAAGCCGCCACACTGAGGACACCTTCTATGGAGCTGACCGGACACACAGGGGTGGTGGTGGCAGCTGATTGGATGATGGAGGGAAACCAGGTCATCACAGCATCATGGGATAGAACTGCCATCTTGTTTGATGCTGAAACTGGTGACCAAATCACATGTCTTACAGGCAAGGGGAAAATAATCTATACATAGCATAATTGATGAATATACAGTGAAACATTTCCAAAATAACTCCTTTACAATCTGTCTACCACATGAACTTACGTTACCAATAGAAACCTACATGTAATGCAAATGTGGTGAAAATTGGTATCAAGTTTTGTGATTTGATAGAATGTAGATATGTACGGTACTCTATATTTTTCTGTTATGTAAGTTTGATTAGTGTTCATGCCTATTTCATTAATGGGATACATGTAGCTTATTAATAAGCTTTTGTAAGTTTAGACTGTTTTTCAATGTTAAATTACATTGTGTATTCTGTTAATAgcacatgtacattgtatatcgattaatgtaaacaacatatgtaggtcatgaccagGAGTTGACTGACGTGAGGGCCCACCACTCCCAGAGACTGGTGGTCACCTCTTCCAAGGACACGACCTTCAGACTGTGGGATTTCCGCAGTCCCAGCATGCAGGTCAATGTGTGTCAAGGACATAATCAGTAagtacatacatatatttatgtttataacaTAAAGCTAAGATTTATAATCTCACATGaagtttttatctttaaatatgttTGAAAAGATGTTTACTGTggaattgatttttatatttgatttcagaAATGATAAATAATCACTGTAAAACTTTTAGCACATGAATTACTTCATGATTGTGATTTGGTGCCTTAATAGCCTGTACATCATTCTATAATGTAAATTCTATCTTGCTCAAGGCAATTTAATGAAATTCAGTTATGTTGACATTATTAATATTTCACAATgatctttatatataaatatgtaattgtaattgaCAGGCCGGTCACCAGTGCGTTGTTTGCGGGGTCAGATAAGGTGGTATCTGGGAGTGATGATCGCACGGTGAAGGTGTGGGATGTGAAGAACATGAGGTCCCCACTGGCCGCCATTAGAATCGACTCCTCTGTCAACAGGTTCATTTCTTTGTGTTTTATCTTTGCACttctttctatttatttttgtgaatCCCCTTACATTATGAGCCATTGCTTGTACATATAACAACAAGgattgtatcatatcaattgttttttatgttttggtTGAGTACAATCAATGAATTAGGGCAGATTGTTTATGTCCTATTTGTGTGTATGGTTAGATTTTGGAGGTGTGGCTTTGTTTTCTCAGAATGTTCTTATTTTCCCCGTTTTGTTTATTACAAAGTAGATTAATCTGACAGTTGcaacataaacaaaatgaatcaaAGATGCGGCCTATTAATCATAACTTAGTATTTTGTAATATTACAatggaatcattttaaaaacacatttcatGAAAGATTAAAGACAGACAAAATGTCTATGTACATTGTACGCACACCAACtcaatttttgaagaaaaaaaaactttgtattGAACTTTAACGGTTGACAATGATTTTTGCTTGAGTTATCCTTCCTTGAACTCCTTGAACTTTCATTTACCATAGTTGAgatgatatttatttaaagatgACAATTTCATATGAATTCtattataagatttttttatgaaaaagatCTAGATTTTAAAATGgcgtacaatgtatatgtatattttagttCAATCTCAATTCAGATTACTGACATCACTATGTTGACATActgtcaaaatgaaatcaaatgacaaaCAAAAGAATATTATAACAGAAAGTTTATAGCATGCAAGACAATTTATACAATTCTTTAAAGTCCCTTGAACTGTTTTCTTTGCATAAAGCATTTATCTAAGTAAACACATAGATGTTTTGTAGtattataatcacatggatgaaCAATTTCTTTAATGGGATCACTACCACagtataatttttcattaaaaatatcacatcATTGAAATCAAAGGTTTAACGTTAGGGATAATGGGTGTACGATATCTACCTGTTGCAGTAAATAGTGAATATGCACTTAATCTTGTTAGCTGGGATCTTTCATGTCATGCTTTTTTCAAGGGCAGCTTTAAGTATTAAATCTTGCAGTTTATAGTCAGTagaagttttaaatattttactctaGAAATAAAGTTTTCCTGAGTTAGAAGATGAGATTTTGTTCAATTGTTTATAGATCATATTAACAACagttttatttaacttaaacCTCAAATCCTTATGGGAAATTTCTGAAGATGTCAAGTTTAGATTTGGTTGAAgattaaaaatcttgttttgcCATGAAGTATCACTCTTTAAAAACTAACTTTTTGTCCTTTTTGAAAGCTGATACTTAAAGTGCATTATTATATGTGGTATTTGATTCCATATTTCTTAGTCTGATTTAGTACTTTCAAAACATAAATAGTTAATTGAAAAAGAACCTAGTTCACCATTGACTGCTAAATTTGGTGCTTTTCTATGTACACATAgaatatctttgaaaatatgatgaatattttcaaatggAAAACATTCTGAGGATTTTATATCTGATCCATATTTTAGATTCATATGTTATAATTGGTACAATCATTGAATGGTATTGTTTAAGTAACACTTGAACTGAAAGGTTATTGTTTTCAAGtacataaatatttgattttcataaagatGTATGTACAGGCaacattttagaattcaaaCAGCTTCATACAAgttgttttatgaaaatgtttactTATCTGATTAAAACTTAATGTTTTTCAGACTGGCAGTTTCATCCAGTCAGAGTTTGATAGCAATACCCCACGACAACAGACACATTCGGATCTATGACATTAATGGGAATCGTATCGGCCGACTACCCAGGAGTAATAGACAGGTAATAAATTGTCAGATCAGCTGTCACTTGTACTTAAATTTATTATCTCAATTATAAAAATCTCAATTTAAAATTGTCCATTTCTTGTGCTCAACCCAAAcagttttttagctcacctgaaccgaaggttcaagtgagcttttctgatcacccgttgtccgtcgtccgtccgtccgtccgtctgtctgtctgtccgtccgtctgtaaacttttcacattttcaacttcttctcaaaaaccactgggccaaatttaaccaaatttggtacaaagcatccttatggaaaggggaatataaattgttaaaataaagggcacagcccttttcaaaagggagataattgcgaaacagtgagtatagggtgcatgtctttaaaaatcttcttctcaagaaccactgcaccagaaatgccaatatttacacaaaagcttgtatatatagtgaagattctaaattgtaaaaatcgtgaccctcggaccaacactggggccccaggcggggttcaaagtttaacatagaaatacataggaaaatgttttaaaaatcttcttctcaagaaccactgcaccagaaatgccaatatttacacaaaagcttgtatatatagtgaagattctaaattgtaaaaatcgtgaccctgggaccaaaactggggccccaggcggggttcaaagtttaacaaagaaatacataggaaaatgattaaaaaatcttcttctcaagaaccactgcaccagaaatgccaatatttacacaaaagcttgtatacatagtgaagattctaaattgtaaaaatcgtgaccctgggaccaaaactggggccacaggcggggttcaaagtttaacatagaaatacataggaaaatgtataaaaaatcttcttctcaagaaccactgcaccagaaatgccaatatttacacaaaagcttgtatatatagtgaagattctaaattgtaaaaatcgtgaccctgggaccaaaactggggccccaggcggggttcaaagtttaacaaagaaatacataggaaaatgattaaaaaatcttcttctcaagaaccactgcaccagaaatgccaatatttacacaaaagcttgtatacatagtgaagattctaaattgtaaaaatcgtgaccctgggaccaaaactggggccacaggcggggttcaaagtttaacatagaaatacataggaaaatgtataaaaaatcttcttctcaagaaccactgcaccagaaatgccaatatttacacaaaagcttgtatatatagtgaagattctaaattgtaaaaatcgtgaccctgggaccaaaactggggccccaggcgaggttcaaagttaaacatagaaatacataggaaaatgttttaaaaatcttcttttcaagaaccactgcaccagaaatgccaatatttacacaaatgcttgtatgtataatgaagattctaaattgtagaaatcgtgaccctcagaccaaaactgcagccccaggcggggatcaaagtttaacatagaactacatatgaaaaatgtttaaaaattttattctcAAGAAcccttcaccaaaaatgccaatacatacacaaaaggttgtatatataatgaagattgtaaaaatcatgacccccgaacaaaaagtgggaccccagtaggggtttaaattttaacatatataggaaaatgttttaaaatcttcttctcaagaactatagtgcaactgtttgggatattactatgcatacatgtacatccttaaataatgtagattcaaaaaattgtaactcccggacaattgatgggcaccaagaggggttcaaaatttaaacattttaaaaaacataaaggaaaagtttaaaaattttcttctcaagaattacaatgttttagtttgtggaatttctatgcatgcatccttcgcttatgtagattcctaattggtaaaatcgtgacccccggccCAATACTGGGGCcgcaagatggggtcaaagtttattatagaaatataaaggtaacatgttaaaaaatcttcttctcgagaactacaatgcttccatttgtgagattactatcatgcatacaaccttggataatgaagctttgacagttttaaaatagtgacccttggactaatactagggacccaagatgggtttaaagttaaatgtagaagtaccggtatatattaaaaatgtttaaaaatcttcttttcgagaactacaatgcatcaatttgtcagataactacataagcaccctcaaatagtgtagattcgaaattataaaagctgtgacctcaatctgatactggggccccaagaggtgttcaaagtttagcatagaaatatagagggaaaatgttgaaaaatctttttctagggaactataatgcttcagcttgtgagataactatgcaagcatccttaaataatgtagattccaaataattaaaactttagcactggactaatactgtggccccaagaggggttcaaagtttaagatagaaagatatattgaaaatgtttttaaaaagtttttctcgagaactataatgctacagtttgtgagattactatgcaaggatcctcaaattgtgtaaactctaatgtagtggaaccaagagttatctttcttgatgttctatacagtctgagagttattcctcttgaagtggaactcttctacgttcagtttttcaggttgtgtacgtgcggtcccaacGCAGTGCTAcccattttcattcctatgttactatttatgttgttcaagccaaccataaacctcggacaataactgggtccccagaaaggggttcaatgtttaaaatagaaaaagcatatgctacgaaatgtaatgttacaaggaactgctgttcaggtgagcgatgtggcccatgggcctcttgtttccttatatttttcattttatcatcagctttttattatttaaaccaCAAGTCTAAACTTCTTTTCTTTAGCAATCAAAGCTATTTGTTGAAAAATCCcatttcgttattttttttctaaacactttccatcttttttttatgtcaacattttcaagaaaattaaaacagtttttataggACAAATGTTATTGAAGTTCACCGTTTGGTGTCAGGCTCACATCAGTAAATGTTttattggattatcattattgaACTGCTTTTTGTTCTCAGGGTCACAGTAAGATGGTGACCTCGGTGGCGTGGACAGAGGACCACCCCGTGTGTAATCTCTTCTCCTGCGGCTTTGATAGAAAGGTGCTGGGCTGGAATATCAACCTGAGGGAGAAGGACTGAGTACACATGTACCAAGACACAAACTTCCTCGTCGGTTGTCTCTGACTTTTTTGTGTggttacaaaaaagaaatatttactaGATTTGTGCTTAAAAAAGTGTCATCTACAATATTTATTGGTTGTTGTATGATTAATATAATTCTGTGCAATATTAGTATTTAAgacataatgaaatgaaatagtCAATATGAATTGATTTTATCAGCTTTTCTcctaatctacatgtatatatcctcATTGCAGTAAGAATTAGAATTTTTAGTGTTGAGTTGTCATATATGTAGACATAACGCTGCAAAATTGACAGTGATACTTACACGTGTCTAATGAGATTGCTTCTGTTGCAATAAAACTCCCTGttctttcaattttgggatgtaGACTATAGACTTgattattatttgtttgttgaaaaaattgctttgatacaaattttcaagaaatatttcgattactaatacatttTGCATCATAGAGTTTGATGGCGTTAAGGTGAGATTTGTGGTAATAGGTATATAACTCACAGATTTTCCAACCAGCGTGCATGTAACACCAACCACCCTTCATTTCAGATATGATGTcaagatttatataaaatgtaataatttatttcaggtttttttaatttcgcgctgttt
This genomic window from Magallana gigas chromosome 5, xbMagGiga1.1, whole genome shotgun sequence contains:
- the LOC105318999 gene encoding WD repeat-containing protein 37 isoform X1 — protein: MPLDNNKPVSKTKGSRRRNQANEEVSSPPMLRFDSDVDIMPPHLRKRLHDLFGQIEKEFENLYAENLALQERLDAQTERVEATNREPNSMDNTDTSDVNLKPKRSGHDIIRQASAASQISQKIKTTYKASTSKFVSSFRNSSLLFSVVRKFEGHRDGIWEVMVSRASHPGQQVLGTASADHSARIWSIQTQQCALQYLGHQGSVNSIRFHPERELALTSSGDRTAHIWGAHVTLPESSKRFGRAVSVDDDVDNSEKEEQQEAESVEQAWEAATLRTPSMELTGHTGVVVAADWMMEGNQVITASWDRTAILFDAETGDQITCLTGHDQELTDVRAHHSQRLVVTSSKDTTFRLWDFRSPSMQVNVCQGHNQPVTSALFAGSDKVVSGSDDRTVKVWDVKNMRSPLAAIRIDSSVNRLAVSSSQSLIAIPHDNRHIRIYDINGNRIGRLPRSNRQGHSKMVTSVAWTEDHPVCNLFSCGFDRKVLGWNINLREKD
- the LOC105318999 gene encoding WD repeat-containing protein 37 isoform X2; this encodes MPLDNNKPVSKTKGSRRRNQANEEVSSPPMLRFDSDVDIMPPHLRKRLHDLFGQIEKEFENLYAENLALQERLDAQTERVEATNREPNSMDNTDTSDVNLKPKRSASQISQKIKTTYKASTSKFVSSFRNSSLLFSVVRKFEGHRDGIWEVMVSRASHPGQQVLGTASADHSARIWSIQTQQCALQYLGHQGSVNSIRFHPERELALTSSGDRTAHIWGAHVTLPESSKRFGRAVSVDDDVDNSEKEEQQEAESVEQAWEAATLRTPSMELTGHTGVVVAADWMMEGNQVITASWDRTAILFDAETGDQITCLTGHDQELTDVRAHHSQRLVVTSSKDTTFRLWDFRSPSMQVNVCQGHNQPVTSALFAGSDKVVSGSDDRTVKVWDVKNMRSPLAAIRIDSSVNRLAVSSSQSLIAIPHDNRHIRIYDINGNRIGRLPRSNRQGHSKMVTSVAWTEDHPVCNLFSCGFDRKVLGWNINLREKD